The sequence TCTTAAACGCATTAAATTTCGGAGTTCCACCGCATGGAGGAATAGCATTTGGTTTTGACAGGATGGTTTCAATTGCTGCTGGTGTTAATTCAATAAGAGATGTTATTGCATTTCCAAAGACTACAAGTGGGACATGTCAACTTACAGGTGCACCGTCATTTGTTGAAGAAAAACAATTAAAGGAATTGTCAATTGAAATTCATAAAGGAGGTATAGAAAATGAGGAGCACGAAGGTTGAATTTTCAAATGAAGAAAAGGCATTAATTGCTAAAGTATATGGAGATATTGATGCATATCATTCGGCAGATATAAAGAAGGAAATTAGAGAAAAAATGATTTCATCAGATAAAGAAAAGATTATCATTGATCTTTCTGAAGTAAATTACATAGATAGTGCAGGTTTGGGGAGCTTGGTTGCAATTTTAAAAGATGCAAGAATGAATAATAAATTGTTGTATTTAATGTCTCCAAAACAGTCTGTTATGAGAGTTTTTGAAATGACAAGATTAGATAAGGTATTTAATATTATTTCAAGTATTGAAGAAATTTAGGTGATAGAATGCCATGTAGAATAGCAATAGATGGACCAGCTGGTTCTGGAAAGACGACTATTGCAAAATTACTTGCGAAAACTTTAGGTATCTTTTACTTGGATACTGGGGCTATGTATAGAATTGTTGGATTGTATTTGGAGAAAAGTGATGTTAGTAATGATGAAGAAATAGAAAACAAATTAAAAGAATTAAAGTTATCTTTTTCGGATGGAGATTTTTTTCTTAATGGAAAAAAAGTTGGTGATGAAATTAGAACACCTGATGTTGGAATTTATGCCTCTAAATATGCTAAAAACGAAATTGTAAGAAGATATCTTACAAAGCTTCAAAGAGAGATTGCGGAAAATGAAAATATAGTAGTGGAAGGAAGAGATATTGGAACTGTTGTTTTACCAGATGCAGAAGTAAAGATATTTCTTGTTGCCACACAAGAAGCTAGAGCGAAAAGAAGGTTTAAGGAGTTGACAGAAAAGGGAGTAAAAGTAACATACGAGCAGGTGTTAAATGAAATAAAATTAAGAGATAAACAAGACTCTGAAAGGAATGTTGCACCTTTGAGAAAGGCCAAAGATGCTATATTAATAGATTCAACGAAGTTTTCCATTGAAGAAGTAGTTCAAAAGATATTAGAGGTGGTTAAAGAAAAATGCAAATTATTGTGGCAAAGGGAGTAGGTTTTTGTTTTGGAGTAGAATACGCAGTAAATAGGGCCAAGACTCTTTTAAAGAGTGGCGTAAGTGTCTGGACGGATGATGATATAGTTCACAACAAATTTGTTATGAAAGAATTAAATGATTTGGGTTTGTCAAAAACTTCTGGAGATGTTTTTTTAGTTAGAGCACATGGACTACCCAAATATGAGATTGAAAAATTAAATAAAAAGTACAAAATAGAAGATCTTACGTGTAGGATTGTTAAAAATTTATTTAAAACTGTTTCAAAGTTGGAAGAAGAGGGGTATAAACTGGTTGTTTTTGGGAAAAAAGAACATCCAGAGATGAAGGCGCTAAAGAGTTATTGTACTGATGCTATCATTACAAAGGAGCCTGTAATGGTTGTAGGAAAGAGAATAGCTGTTGCAAGCCAAACTACCATGTCATATTCAGATTTTAATCTTTTTGCGGAAAAAGTAAAAGAAATGTCTAAGTTTGAAGAGTTTAAAGTAATAAATAGTATATGTAATATAACATATGATAGAGAGATTGAAACGCAACAATTATCAAAAATTGTGGATTTGATGGTTATTGTTGGTGGAAAACACAGTTCTAATACAACTAAGCTTTATAAAATTGCTAAAAAATATACCAATGCTATTCATATTGAATTTCCTGAAGAGATAGAATTTATACCCAAGGGGGTTAAAAAAGTTGGAATAATAAGTGGTACATCTACACCAAAAGAGTTAGTTGATAAAGTGGTAGAGAGATTAAAAATATTAGGAGGGATGCTGCAAATGGATGGAAATTTTGAAAAACTTTTAGAAGAGTATTTGTACACAGATGTTAGAAGGGGAGAAAAGGTAGAAGCAACTGTTTTAAGAAAAAGTGATACTGAACTTTTTGTAGATTTTGGTTGGAAAGGTGAAGGGATTGTAAATTCTAATGAACTTGTAAAAGATTTGGAAGAATATAATATTGGTGATAAAATCACATTATTATTGTTAAAAAAAGATGAAGAAAATGGTACAGCATATTTATCAGAGAAGAGAATCTATTTGAAACAAATTAGAAGAATTTTAAAGGAAAAGTTTGAAAAAGGCGAAAAAGTTACAGGAAAGATTATCTCAAAAGTTAAAGGAGGATATAAGGTATTAATTGATAATGTTTTAGAAGCATTTTTACCAAAGAGTGAATCTATGATATTTGATGATAATATACCTGAATACAAATGTGAGTTTAAGATTATAAAATTTGAAGATAAAAGAAGATTAAATGTTGTACTTTCAAGAAAGGTATTAGTGGAAGAACAAGTGAAAAAATTTTTCAATGAGAGAAAAAATGGAGATATTGTTGAAGGTATAGTGAAAAAAATTGAAAAGTTTGGAGCGTTTATTAGAATTAGCGAAGGTATTGAAGGATTATTGCCAAATTCGGAAATTTCTTATGATAATGAAGTAAATGCTTATGATGTATTAAGTGAAGGGCAAAGTGTTAAATTATATTTAAAAGAAATTGTTCCGGAAAGAAAAAAGATAATCTTGAGTTTAAAGGAATTACTTCCAAATCCGTGGAATAGTGTTGAGAGAAAGTATAAAGTAGGAGAAGTGGTTAGTGGGAAAGTGAAGAAGATAATGCCATATGGGTTTTTTGTAAATCTTGAACCAGGTATTGATGGATTTGTCCATATTGATGATGTATTTTGGGGAAGAAGAGGAAATTTAAAAGAGTTAATTTCTGAAGGAGATTTTGTAAAATTAGTTGTAAAAGAGGTGGATAAAGAAAACAAGAGAATAAAGTTAAGTTATAAAGAAGTAAAGGGAGATCCATGGGAAAATATTGAGGAAAAATATCCAGTTGGAAATGTTGTGACTGGTGTTGTTAGAGTTATTTTTGAGAAAGGAATAATAATAGATATTGAAGAAGGAGTAAGTGGATATTGTCCTATTTCGGAAATCTCGTGGAAATACATAAGAACTCCAAATGAAGTCGTAGCCGAAGGTGAAAAAGTAAAGGCCGTTGTGACAGAACTTGATAAAGAGAATAGAAAAATAAAATTAAGCGTAAAAAGGGTGGAACAAAATCCGTGGAAACTGTTCAAAAAAAACTACAAAGTAGGAGATGTGGTAAAAATTAAATTAACGAAGGAATTGAAAAAAGGGTATATTGGTGTTATTGAAAATGTTGAAATTTACATTCCAAAGTCGGATGTGGATTCAACTGTCAATATAGGAGATGAATTAGAAGTAAAGATTATTGGTATTAAGGAAGACGGAGAAATTTTAAGGATTATTGCAAGCGAGAAAGAAAAAGTAAGTGAGTCTTTAATAGAAGAAATAAACAATGAAGCTGAGAAGGAAAGATTTAGTTCCATTGAAAGGAAGGTAAAAAATGGCAACAGTTTTGATAGTAGGGAAGAGTAATGTTGGAAAATCAACGCTTTTTAATAAATTAATAGGTAGGAAAAAATCAATTGTAGATAATAAAGAAGGTGTTACAAGAGATGCGGTTAGTGACCGCGTCTCTTATTTTGGAAAATATTTTAGATTAATAGATACGTGTGGAATTTTCGAGAGACCAGAAGATATCATATCTTCTAAGTTAAAAAATTTAACTTTGGATATGTTGAAAGAAGGAGATCTCGTTTTGTTTGTGCTTGATGGAAAAAATGGATTAACCTCTGAAGACTATCATCTTGCGGATTTTTTGAGAAAATCAAATTCTGATGTATTGTTGGTGGTTAATAAATCTGAAAATGGAAAAAAAGTTTTGGTAAATTTATCGGATTTTTATAGCTTAGGATTTGGTGAACCAATATTTGTTTCAGCAGAACAAGGAAAAAATATCGATAATTTAGTTGAAAAAATCATTGAGAAGTTGGAAGAAAAAGGAAAAAATTTAAGTGAAGAAGATAATAATAATGATTCTATAATTAGGGTAGCGTTAATTGGAAGACCAAATGCGGGAAAATCAACATTATTTAATAGTATATTAAACAAAGAAAGAGTACTTGTTACTCCTATACCTGGTACAACAAGAGATGCAATTGATGAGTTAATAGAATTTAATGGCCAAAAATATCTATTTATTGATACAGCGGGGTTAAGAAGAAAATCTAGAGTTGAATACAAAAGTATTGATATGTACAGTAATGTGCGGGCTATAAGAAGTGTTGAATTAGCCGATGTTGTTGTGTTAGTTATAGATGCCATCGAAGGTATCACACACCAAGATCAAAGAATAGCAGGGATTGCTGAAAATAGAGGAAAGGCAACTGTTGTTGTTTTTAATAAGATAGATCTTGTGAAGAATTTTAATTTTAGAAAAACAGAGTTTATTGAACATTTTAATGAAAAGTTATATTTTATTAATTATAGTCCTGTGGTATTTGTAAGTGCTGCAAAAAACAAAGGAATAAAAAAATTAATAGACGCAATTAATGAAGCATATACTTCGTTAAATTACAGAGTTAATACAAGTGCGGTAAATGCTGCTATACAGAGAATGGTTATGTTTTCACCACCACCAAGAGGTTTAAAGATATTTTATGGTGTGCAGGTAGACGTAAGACCTCCAACATTCTTATTTTTTACAAATGGGAAAAAAGTTCCAGAATTTTATCAAAATAGTATTAGAAATACTATTCGCGAGAATGTCTATCCTTTCAATGGGGCACCTATATTTTTGAAATTCAAAAATAGACATTAGGGGGGATATTATGAAGAAGATTATATTACTTGGAATTTTATTATCTATAAGTGTGTTTTCTTTTAAGGTTATAATGGTAACGGATATTGGGGGATTAGGAGATGGATCTTTTATGGATGGAACTTGGTCTGGTATTGTTAAAGCGTGTGAGGAGCTTGGCATTGAGTATGAAGTTATACAGTCAAAGGAACAAGGAGATTACGTAAGTAATTTAAGTAAGGCAGCAGAACAAGCAGATGTAGTTTTCGCTGTAGGTTATTTAATGTCTGATGCGTTTTATAAAGTTGCGCAACAGTATCCTGAAACATATTTTGTTGGAATAGATTTTGATAACGGTACAGAACTTTCAAATGTTATGACATTTACATTTAAAGAACAAGAGGGTAGTTTTTTAACTGGATATCTTGCTGCTGGAATGACAAGAACTGGAAAAGTTGCGATTATTGGTGGAATTCCTATTCCACCTGTGAAGAGATATGAAATTGGATTTAGGGCGGGAGTTAAAGCATTCAATCAAATTCATAACACAAATGTTGAAGTGAAGGTTGTGTATGCAAATTCATTCACAGATCCAAAAAAAGGAAAAGAATTGGCGCAGGCATTAATTAGTGAAAAAGTAGATATTATTCAACAAGCTTGTGGAGGAACCGCATTAGGAATTATTGAAGCAGTCAAAGAAGAGGATCAAAAATTAGTAAAATCGGATAATTTAAAAGACTTGATTGATTATTTCTACGAAAATGGCGGTTATTTTATGTTAGGTGGTGATGTTGAGCAAGAGCCACAAGCACCTGGCTATATTTTGGCAAGTGCTATTAAAAGGGTTGATGTTGCAAGTTATTTAGCTGTTAAAATGGCGTATAATGGAGAATGGGCGCCTGGAAATACGGAATTGGGAATAAAAGAAAATGGTGAAGGAATTAGCAATATGATATTTACCAAAGGGATAGTTCCTGATAGTTTGATTTGTGAGATAGAATATCTAATAATTTTAATAAAAAAAGAAGAATTTATAATTCCATCATCTGAAGAAGAGCTTAATGGAATGAAAATAAAAATTAAGTTTTAAACGGTGATAAAATGTTAAAAAAAATGAGTTTTTGGTTTTGGTTTATAATTATTGTTGTAATGATAATTTTTCAATTTTTGTATTGGTATTTTTTTAAGGGAAATTCTTATGCATTTTTTTATTCTTTAAAGAATGCATCACACGAGATTATTACACAACAATATAGGCCTTTAAATTTATATCCCTTAAATGAAGATGCACTATTTAAAAATACTTTAAGGTATATAAAATCAAAGGGATTAAATATTATAGTTGGGCCTAATTTTAGTGCTACTGGATTTAGGATATTCAAATTTTTAGAAGATTACGATCTTGTTGCAATTTCTCCAAGTATAACATCAACTAAATTGTTAATGAGTACTAATAGAATTCTTTCAATAGTTCCTACTAATGAGTTTCAAATAAATGTAATTATAAAATTTTTGAAGTATAATGCATCAAAAAATGTTTTACTGATATTAGATCCATTTAACAAAGAATATTCAAGGGAATTTTTAAAAATTTTAAAAGAGTTTAATGGAGAATATGCGTATTTTTATTCCGTTGAGACTTTTTCTAAAGATGTGAGTAAATACGATTCAATTGTAATTACGCTTGAACCTAAAGGTGCTATCGATTTTCTAAGTTATTTTGCTCCTGATTTTAGAGGAATAATTGTAGCATCTGATGCCGCAATTGATGAGGGATTGGATAGTTTGCCGGATTTAAAAAATTTATACGTTGTAACTTTTGGGTTTAAAAGTTACAATTGGTCAAATGAAGCCATTTATACAATATTTAGAATGCTTTCAAAGCATAAGTTTATTTCTACCAACCAATTTGTTAATTTTTATTTGGGACATGAAATTGGTAGAGGAATGTATTTTAACGATGAAGGATTTATCGAAAAAAATATTAGTATAGTAAATTTTTCAAAGTATAGAAAGGAGAGTTTAATATTTGAAGGTAAATAGGAGATTATTATTTTTATTCTATTTTATATTGTTGATTTTATTGGTTATAACGCTTAATTACTATTTAAAGGTAACTTTAAAAGATTCTAGTAAGGTGTTTACGAAATATTTTGATAATTTATTACTAAACAAACAATTTTTAGTCGCAAAGTTGGATGATAGTTTTTTTGACAAAGAATCAAATAAAAATTTGAAAGGAATATTAACTGAGGGACCAAATAAATATATTAAAGGAATATATTTTAGAATTGATACGTTAAAGTATGTGAAAAAACATGGAAAGCAGTATTTTTTGTATGAAATTCCATTGAACTTGTTTAATTTAAGTGAACTCTCTATTAAATATTATGATATTATTGCTGAGGATAAGGTTGTTTATTCGTCGGAACCTTTAAAAATTGGAAGCAAATATAAAAAATCATTTTTTGAAGAATTTTCAAAATCAAGTTATGGATTTACTTTTGTAGTAGGGTATAAGGCAGCTTTTGTTATAAAGTTGAATTTGTTTGTGACAATGATTTTTACCGTTGGTTTTGTATTGTTTTATTATTTATTTTATATTGAAAAGGGAGAAACTGAGAAAATGGAAAATGTTATAAAGAATTTGAATATGGAATTAGAGAAGATATATGAAAGTTTTAAAAAGCATAAAAGGCTATATGAGTTTGGTAGTTCTCCTACTAATTTAGAAAGTGTTAGTAAATTACAAAAAACTATTAAAAGTATTTTTGAAGAGTTTAGAAAGATATTTAGTGAATATGAAAGAACTGCAGAAATTTTAGAATCCACAATGGCAGAACTTGAGGAAACTAATGCAGAATTGATGGAAAAGAATCTTCAAATTATTTCAGCTCTTGCCGAGGCTGTTGAAATAAAAGATTCAGTTACTGGAAATCATTCAAGAAATGTTATGGATTTTTCCTTACTTTTGGCAGATAAAATGGGAATTAAAGAGCCTGCGGAAATTGAAGCAATAAAATATGGGGCGATTTTACATGATATAGGTAAGATAGGTATCCCCGAGCATATATTAAATAAACCTTGAAAATTGAATGATGAAGAATTTGAAATAATGAAAAAACACACAGTTTATGGTGAAAAAATAATTAAAACTATACCAGGTTGGTCTCTTGTTGGTGATGTAATTAGACATCATCACGAAAATTGGGATGGGAGTGGTTATCCCGACGGATTAAAAGGGCAAGAGATTAGTTTGCGAGCTCAAATAGTATCGATTGTGGATGTTTTTGTTGCTCTTACCGAAGATAGACCATATAGAAAGGGGCTTTCAGTTGAAAAATCTTTGAGTATAATGAAGGATATGGTTGGAGTTAAGTTTTCATCGGAGTTGTTTGTACAATTTTTAGAAGTTTTAAAAGAAAGAGGATATATAAGTTGATAAATAATTAAATTTATGATAACATATAAAAGGACAAAATTTAGAAAAGGAGGATAGTATATGAAGAGGACATATCAACCATCGAGGATTAAGAGAAAAAGAACACACGGGTTTTTAGCGAGAAAAAAGACTGCAGGTGGAAGAAGGGTGTTAAAGAACAGAAGAAGAAAAGGAAGATGGAGATTAACAGTATAAGTAAAAACACCTTTAAAAAACATGAACGCTTGAAGCTCAGGAAAGATTTTAAAAATATATTTGAAAATGGCAAAAGCATACAAAATAGTTATCTTGTGATTTTATATGTAAATAATGGTCTAGATTATAGTAGATATGGTTTTTCAATTAAAAAAAAGTTTGGTAAAGCCGTGAAAAGGAATAGATTGAAAAGATGGTTACGTGAGATTATAAGAAATAATAAAGGGATTATTCCAAAAGGATTCGATTATTTAATAATTGCTAGGAAACATCTTTCGAAAGATTTTGACAATATATTATTTACAGAATTAAAAGATGAATTGTTAAAATTATTTGTGAGGATTAATGATGAAAAAAATAGTAATGTTAGTGATTAGATTTTATCAAAAATTTATTTCTCCATTAAAACCACCAACTTGTATATATACTCCGACATGCTCGGAGTATACTTATCGGGCGGTACAAAGGTTTGGCGTATTTAAAGGTCTTTTCCTGGGCTTCAAGCGTATTTTAAGGTGTAATCCTCTCCATAAAGGTGGGGAAGATCCAGTACCAGATGAATTTTATATAATTAGAAGGAGGCGGTCTAGTTGAAGAAAGCGATTACCGTCATTTTTTTGTTGTTGGCTTTTTTTGTGTTAGCAGGAACTATGACTCTTGAAGAAAGAACTGATGGTATTTACGTGTTTACTAAACTTGCGGAATATAAATTTGACTATAATGGTAATTTACAAGAAGTGTATAGAGTTACTGAAAGAAGAACAAGATTATTTTTGTATTCTAATGATGGTTTTGATCTGGAAAATGTAAATTCGACTCCTACTTTTAAGTGGCAGGGATTAAAAGATAAAGGAAAATACTCTGAATTAACTTTGGTTTTTAATTATGGGAATATTGAAAAAATATTCAGTTTTAAAGAAGGCCCAAATTATACATTTAATGTTTCAATTGATTCTAATGATGAAATTACTGTATCAATTCCAAGGGTTGGTTACGAGGAAAATGATAGATTGCGCGATAATGTTTTTGTATCGTTTTATAATAAAGGAGATATTCTTTCTATAGTAAAATTTTCTGGGAAAACATTAGGTGGAAATAAGGTGAAAGGTACAAATCTAAGATTTCTAGCCTATATTGGTCCTTATAAAAAGACCCTTATAAAAGATGCATTTGGAGAAGATTATTCCACGATTTCAGAGATGTTAAAAACAATTTCTGGGGTTGGAGGATGGTTTGATGTAATATTATATCCATTAGTTTACTTTTTTGGATGGATAAATAATTTTACTAAGAATTTCGGACTTACAATTATTGTTTTTACGATAATTGTCAGATTTATACTTTATCCACTGTATCATTCACAGACAAAGTCTATGATTAAAATGAGAAAAATGCAACCTATTGTGGAACAAATAAAGAAAAAGTATAAAGATCCTCAAAAACAGCAACAAGAACTTTTAAAGGCATATAAAGAGAATAATATTAATCCAGCAAGTGGGTGTCTAATGGCGTTTGTGCAGTTGCCAATATTTATAGTTTTGTATCAAGTTATAAGGTATTATCAGGAAGAATTTGCGTTTAATGGACAATTTCTCATATGGAAGGATTTAACAGCTGGGGGATTTTCAGCAAATTGGGTGTTTTTAGTTATACAAATTCTTGCAGGATATTATCTTGCATTGATTACAAGTCAGGATACAAGAACAGCATGGCAGAGTATAATTATGAGTTTTGTATTCCCATTCCTGTTCATAGGATTGCCAAGTGGAGTGTTTTTGTATTACACTGCAAATACGTTGATTCAACTTGGAATAACATATTATATTTATAAAAAATA comes from Thermosipho affectus and encodes:
- a CDS encoding STAS domain-containing protein — its product is MRSTKVEFSNEEKALIAKVYGDIDAYHSADIKKEIREKMISSDKEKIIIDLSEVNYIDSAGLGSLVAILKDARMNNKLLYLMSPKQSVMRVFEMTRLDKVFNIISSIEEI
- the cmk gene encoding (d)CMP kinase; the encoded protein is MPCRIAIDGPAGSGKTTIAKLLAKTLGIFYLDTGAMYRIVGLYLEKSDVSNDEEIENKLKELKLSFSDGDFFLNGKKVGDEIRTPDVGIYASKYAKNEIVRRYLTKLQREIAENENIVVEGRDIGTVVLPDAEVKIFLVATQEARAKRRFKELTEKGVKVTYEQVLNEIKLRDKQDSERNVAPLRKAKDAILIDSTKFSIEEVVQKILEVVKEKCKLLWQRE
- a CDS encoding bifunctional 4-hydroxy-3-methylbut-2-enyl diphosphate reductase/30S ribosomal protein S1, coding for MQIIVAKGVGFCFGVEYAVNRAKTLLKSGVSVWTDDDIVHNKFVMKELNDLGLSKTSGDVFLVRAHGLPKYEIEKLNKKYKIEDLTCRIVKNLFKTVSKLEEEGYKLVVFGKKEHPEMKALKSYCTDAIITKEPVMVVGKRIAVASQTTMSYSDFNLFAEKVKEMSKFEEFKVINSICNITYDREIETQQLSKIVDLMVIVGGKHSSNTTKLYKIAKKYTNAIHIEFPEEIEFIPKGVKKVGIISGTSTPKELVDKVVERLKILGGMLQMDGNFEKLLEEYLYTDVRRGEKVEATVLRKSDTELFVDFGWKGEGIVNSNELVKDLEEYNIGDKITLLLLKKDEENGTAYLSEKRIYLKQIRRILKEKFEKGEKVTGKIISKVKGGYKVLIDNVLEAFLPKSESMIFDDNIPEYKCEFKIIKFEDKRRLNVVLSRKVLVEEQVKKFFNERKNGDIVEGIVKKIEKFGAFIRISEGIEGLLPNSEISYDNEVNAYDVLSEGQSVKLYLKEIVPERKKIILSLKELLPNPWNSVERKYKVGEVVSGKVKKIMPYGFFVNLEPGIDGFVHIDDVFWGRRGNLKELISEGDFVKLVVKEVDKENKRIKLSYKEVKGDPWENIEEKYPVGNVVTGVVRVIFEKGIIIDIEEGVSGYCPISEISWKYIRTPNEVVAEGEKVKAVVTELDKENRKIKLSVKRVEQNPWKLFKKNYKVGDVVKIKLTKELKKGYIGVIENVEIYIPKSDVDSTVNIGDELEVKIIGIKEDGEILRIIASEKEKVSESLIEEINNEAEKERFSSIERKVKNGNSFDSREE
- the der gene encoding ribosome biogenesis GTPase Der, giving the protein MATVLIVGKSNVGKSTLFNKLIGRKKSIVDNKEGVTRDAVSDRVSYFGKYFRLIDTCGIFERPEDIISSKLKNLTLDMLKEGDLVLFVLDGKNGLTSEDYHLADFLRKSNSDVLLVVNKSENGKKVLVNLSDFYSLGFGEPIFVSAEQGKNIDNLVEKIIEKLEEKGKNLSEEDNNNDSIIRVALIGRPNAGKSTLFNSILNKERVLVTPIPGTTRDAIDELIEFNGQKYLFIDTAGLRRKSRVEYKSIDMYSNVRAIRSVELADVVVLVIDAIEGITHQDQRIAGIAENRGKATVVVFNKIDLVKNFNFRKTEFIEHFNEKLYFINYSPVVFVSAAKNKGIKKLIDAINEAYTSLNYRVNTSAVNAAIQRMVMFSPPPRGLKIFYGVQVDVRPPTFLFFTNGKKVPEFYQNSIRNTIRENVYPFNGAPIFLKFKNRH
- a CDS encoding BMP family lipoprotein; this translates as MKKIILLGILLSISVFSFKVIMVTDIGGLGDGSFMDGTWSGIVKACEELGIEYEVIQSKEQGDYVSNLSKAAEQADVVFAVGYLMSDAFYKVAQQYPETYFVGIDFDNGTELSNVMTFTFKEQEGSFLTGYLAAGMTRTGKVAIIGGIPIPPVKRYEIGFRAGVKAFNQIHNTNVEVKVVYANSFTDPKKGKELAQALISEKVDIIQQACGGTALGIIEAVKEEDQKLVKSDNLKDLIDYFYENGGYFMLGGDVEQEPQAPGYILASAIKRVDVASYLAVKMAYNGEWAPGNTELGIKENGEGISNMIFTKGIVPDSLICEIEYLIILIKKEEFIIPSSEEELNGMKIKIKF
- a CDS encoding ABC transporter substrate-binding protein yields the protein MIIFQFLYWYFFKGNSYAFFYSLKNASHEIITQQYRPLNLYPLNEDALFKNTLRYIKSKGLNIIVGPNFSATGFRIFKFLEDYDLVAISPSITSTKLLMSTNRILSIVPTNEFQINVIIKFLKYNASKNVLLILDPFNKEYSREFLKILKEFNGEYAYFYSVETFSKDVSKYDSIVITLEPKGAIDFLSYFAPDFRGIIVASDAAIDEGLDSLPDLKNLYVVTFGFKSYNWSNEAIYTIFRMLSKHKFISTNQFVNFYLGHEIGRGMYFNDEGFIEKNISIVNFSKYRKESLIFEGK
- the rpmH gene encoding 50S ribosomal protein L34, translated to MKRTYQPSRIKRKRTHGFLARKKTAGGRRVLKNRRRKGRWRLTV
- the rnpA gene encoding ribonuclease P protein component, with amino-acid sequence MEINSISKNTFKKHERLKLRKDFKNIFENGKSIQNSYLVILYVNNGLDYSRYGFSIKKKFGKAVKRNRLKRWLREIIRNNKGIIPKGFDYLIIARKHLSKDFDNILFTELKDELLKLFVRINDEKNSNVSD
- the yidD gene encoding membrane protein insertion efficiency factor YidD, coding for MKKIVMLVIRFYQKFISPLKPPTCIYTPTCSEYTYRAVQRFGVFKGLFLGFKRILRCNPLHKGGEDPVPDEFYIIRRRRSS
- the yidC gene encoding membrane protein insertase YidC — protein: MTLEERTDGIYVFTKLAEYKFDYNGNLQEVYRVTERRTRLFLYSNDGFDLENVNSTPTFKWQGLKDKGKYSELTLVFNYGNIEKIFSFKEGPNYTFNVSIDSNDEITVSIPRVGYEENDRLRDNVFVSFYNKGDILSIVKFSGKTLGGNKVKGTNLRFLAYIGPYKKTLIKDAFGEDYSTISEMLKTISGVGGWFDVILYPLVYFFGWINNFTKNFGLTIIVFTIIVRFILYPLYHSQTKSMIKMRKMQPIVEQIKKKYKDPQKQQQELLKAYKENNINPASGCLMAFVQLPIFIVLYQVIRYYQEEFAFNGQFLIWKDLTAGGFSANWVFLVIQILAGYYLALITSQDTRTAWQSIIMSFVFPFLFIGLPSGVFLYYTANTLIQLGITYYIYKKYKIKGLTQRELWGLPNKG